The Parabacteroides sp. AD58 genome includes a window with the following:
- a CDS encoding tetratricopeptide repeat protein gives MTIQDINKTYSRIIEWLDRKELKNAFDGLQGLIAGSGHYDFQDKLNELQETYKYMLRYRMDGIQDPMQEQIYRQIQASTYELADMVKQKALAVDSPLYFYSRRRSLKQSCAVSYTYLYQQLSSEPDIQAAHADISAKQQLEAASLTLFNKIWISGPLTTEEVCELQAILQDTEMPESVGCQVVSALLLSLEEYFDKEKMTLLFDAASSQKQEISVRALIAILLVLYKYRKRTSLYPFISDRMHALAEALPSFSQTIQTIILRFILSRETEKISKKLWNEILPGMMKLSPTLGEKINLKDLNPEQLGDEMNPEWQDSIFADKELSRMMTEFSELQMEGADVLHSTFVHLKNYPFFREIGNWFLPFDAGHSVLTSGFKGNQNELHLFEQVTQTSFMCNSDQYSFFLSMLQLPESARTAMMGQFDGQAAEMLRQNQEELQEKHSKVEQIAGRYIQDLYRFHKLFPSHLDFDDIFTYTLDFHHLAEVKPFISDAVSLTAIAEYYLRKNYFQDALNIFEELIQQDNENDILYQKAGYCRQMNGDLEGALKDYLHADLLNPNSKWIIRRIAVCYKTLKQPDKALEYYHRYEVLNPDNLSVQISIGHCHLELKNYNEALKYYYKVDYLDTTSHKAWRPIAWCSFLTGKYDQARKYYKKILEAQPNTQDFLNAGHTEWVLQNNKAALAYYKQAVEKEGGDWFKFYKQFEQDIADLKNAGIEEEEIPLMLDQLRYML, from the coding sequence ATGACTATACAGGATATAAATAAAACATACAGTCGGATTATTGAATGGCTGGACCGGAAAGAACTGAAAAATGCTTTTGATGGCTTGCAGGGCTTGATTGCCGGTTCAGGTCATTACGATTTTCAGGATAAACTGAATGAACTGCAGGAAACTTATAAATATATGTTGCGCTATCGGATGGATGGCATACAAGATCCGATGCAGGAACAGATTTATCGGCAAATACAAGCATCAACTTATGAACTAGCCGACATGGTGAAACAAAAAGCGCTGGCGGTCGATTCTCCGTTGTATTTCTACAGCCGGCGTCGTTCGCTGAAGCAGTCCTGTGCAGTCTCTTATACGTATTTGTATCAACAGCTGAGCAGTGAGCCTGATATACAGGCTGCCCATGCCGATATCAGTGCCAAGCAACAATTGGAGGCGGCTTCTCTGACATTATTCAATAAGATTTGGATTTCCGGACCATTAACGACCGAAGAAGTCTGCGAACTTCAGGCTATTCTGCAGGATACAGAAATGCCGGAGAGTGTCGGTTGCCAGGTCGTTTCAGCCCTGTTGCTCAGTCTCGAGGAATATTTTGACAAAGAGAAAATGACACTTCTGTTTGATGCCGCTTCCAGTCAGAAACAGGAGATTTCGGTCCGGGCTTTGATCGCTATTTTACTTGTCTTGTATAAATATCGGAAACGGACTTCGTTATATCCTTTCATCAGTGACCGGATGCATGCGCTGGCAGAAGCTTTGCCTTCGTTTTCGCAGACCATACAGACCATTATTCTTCGCTTCATTCTCTCCCGGGAAACAGAGAAGATTTCCAAGAAACTGTGGAACGAAATCTTACCGGGAATGATGAAACTGAGTCCAACGTTGGGAGAAAAGATAAACCTGAAGGATTTGAATCCGGAGCAGCTGGGCGATGAAATGAATCCGGAATGGCAGGATTCGATTTTTGCCGACAAAGAATTAAGCCGGATGATGACGGAATTCAGCGAATTACAGATGGAAGGAGCAGATGTTTTACATTCAACATTTGTCCATCTGAAAAACTATCCGTTCTTCCGGGAAATCGGAAACTGGTTTTTACCGTTTGATGCCGGGCATTCAGTGCTTACTTCCGGTTTTAAAGGCAATCAGAACGAGTTGCATCTGTTTGAACAGGTAACGCAGACATCGTTCATGTGTAATTCAGATCAGTATTCCTTTTTCCTGAGCATGCTGCAATTGCCCGAAAGTGCACGGACGGCTATGATGGGACAATTCGACGGGCAGGCGGCAGAGATGCTTCGTCAGAATCAGGAAGAATTGCAGGAAAAGCATTCGAAAGTGGAACAGATTGCCGGGCGATACATTCAGGATTTGTATCGTTTCCATAAACTTTTCCCCAGTCATCTTGACTTTGATGACATATTTACTTATACGCTCGACTTTCATCACCTGGCAGAAGTTAAACCATTTATATCAGATGCGGTCAGCCTGACAGCTATCGCTGAATATTATTTGCGTAAGAATTATTTTCAGGATGCGTTGAACATCTTTGAAGAACTGATCCAGCAAGATAACGAGAATGACATCCTGTATCAGAAAGCCGGGTATTGCCGTCAGATGAACGGTGATCTGGAAGGCGCTTTGAAGGATTATCTGCATGCAGACTTGCTGAATCCAAACAGCAAATGGATTATTCGCCGGATAGCTGTCTGCTATAAAACGCTGAAGCAGCCGGACAAAGCGCTGGAGTATTATCATCGGTATGAGGTGCTGAACCCGGATAATCTGTCTGTTCAGATCAGTATCGGGCATTGTCATCTGGAACTGAAGAATTATAACGAAGCGTTGAAGTATTATTATAAGGTAGATTATCTGGATACGACAAGTCATAAAGCCTGGAGGCCGATTGCCTGGTGTTCGTTTCTGACCGGTAAGTATGATCAGGCCCGGAAATATTATAAGAAGATATTGGAGGCACAACCGAATACCCAAGATTTCCTGAATGCCGGACATACAGAATGGGTCTTACAGAACAACAAGGCGGCGTTGGCCTACTATAAGCAGGCTGTAGAAAAAGAAGGCGGAGACTGGTTCAAGTTCTACAAGCAGTTTGAGCAAGACATCGCAGACCTGAAGAATGCCGGTATTGAAGAAGAGGAAATTCCGCTGATGCTGGATCAACTGCGGTATATGCTGTAA
- a CDS encoding acyltransferase — MKEALISKPSKHIVWLDVVRLVAMFTVVCCHSADPFNFYAGDPTADIASIKYWGAVYGSLLRPCVPLFVMITGALLLPVKEESGPFYKKRISRVFWPFLVWSVIYSLFPWLTGLLGLDPSVILTFFPYAGEDALRQSLTVSLGFIGQIPVNFSIVDVHMWYIYLLIGLYLYMPIFSAWIEKASERAKLCFLIGWGVTLFVPYLRAFVNEYIWGACAWNEFYMLYYFAGFNGYLLLGHYLRHHDWSLPKILVAGIPMFIIGFGITFAGFRHMTSLPDFTDEQLELFFYYCSPNVVMMTIPIFLLCKKVTVRSERIQKALANLTVCGFGVYMIHYFFVGPSVALMRMAEVPICLQIPAAAVIAFLVSWGLVILIRRLTGKTAKYWVG, encoded by the coding sequence ATGAAAGAAGCACTTATTTCTAAACCATCTAAACACATTGTCTGGCTTGATGTCGTTCGTTTAGTAGCTATGTTTACCGTTGTCTGTTGCCATAGCGCAGATCCGTTTAACTTCTATGCCGGTGATCCGACGGCAGATATTGCAAGCATCAAATACTGGGGCGCTGTTTATGGCTCTTTGCTCCGTCCGTGTGTTCCGTTGTTTGTGATGATTACCGGAGCCTTGCTGCTTCCGGTAAAAGAGGAGAGTGGTCCGTTTTATAAGAAGCGGATCAGTCGTGTGTTCTGGCCTTTCCTGGTGTGGTCTGTTATTTACAGTCTGTTTCCATGGCTGACGGGATTGTTGGGTTTAGATCCCTCTGTGATTCTCACGTTCTTCCCATACGCAGGTGAAGACGCACTCCGTCAGTCGCTGACCGTATCGTTGGGCTTTATCGGACAAATTCCGGTGAATTTTTCGATTGTCGATGTGCATATGTGGTATATTTATCTGCTGATCGGATTGTATTTGTATATGCCAATCTTCTCGGCCTGGATAGAAAAGGCTTCCGAAAGAGCCAAATTGTGCTTCCTGATTGGTTGGGGCGTTACTTTATTTGTTCCTTATCTCCGGGCATTTGTAAACGAGTATATCTGGGGCGCTTGTGCCTGGAATGAATTTTACATGCTATATTATTTCGCCGGTTTCAACGGCTATTTGCTGTTAGGTCATTATTTACGTCACCACGACTGGTCTTTGCCGAAGATACTGGTGGCAGGTATTCCGATGTTTATCATAGGTTTTGGCATCACCTTTGCGGGTTTCCGACACATGACTTCGCTGCCAGATTTCACCGATGAGCAGCTGGAATTGTTCTTTTATTATTGTTCGCCGAATGTCGTGATGATGACGATACCTATTTTCCTGCTGTGCAAAAAGGTAACAGTTCGTTCGGAGCGGATACAGAAAGCCTTGGCCAATCTGACCGTCTGTGGGTTTGGCGTGTATATGATTCATTATTTCTTTGTTGGACCGAGTGTCGCTTTGATGCGTATGGCAGAAGTTCCTATTTGCCTGCAAATACCGGCGGCGGCAGTCATCGCCTTTCTTGTTTCCTGGGGTTTGGTTATCCTGATCCGCCGCCTAACAGGAAAGACAGCGAAGTATTGGGTCGGATGA
- a CDS encoding ORF6N domain-containing protein, translating to MEKDHMMEKREPHDTINLFKEVQEKILFLRNQEVILDADVAQLYGVETREVNQAVRNNPNKFPKGYVFEIDRQELTELRSKFLIANKSKSRTMPKAFTEKGLYMLATILKSSQATQTTIAIIETFATVRHLKRELRNLHEEHDKQQQQSKMQYFGDLLSSIVMPDLETSETESSLEINFLIGKIKHTVKRVRRQNDPDYTETE from the coding sequence ATGGAAAAAGATCATATGATGGAAAAAAGAGAGCCTCATGACACCATTAACCTATTCAAAGAGGTTCAAGAGAAAATATTATTCCTCCGAAATCAAGAAGTCATATTAGATGCGGATGTTGCTCAATTATATGGCGTGGAGACACGAGAGGTTAACCAAGCCGTACGCAACAATCCCAATAAGTTTCCAAAAGGGTATGTATTTGAGATTGATAGGCAAGAACTTACAGAGTTGCGATCAAAATTTTTGATCGCAAATAAATCTAAGAGCCGTACTATGCCCAAAGCCTTTACAGAAAAAGGCTTGTATATGCTTGCAACCATCTTAAAAAGTTCTCAAGCAACACAAACTACCATTGCCATTATAGAAACTTTTGCTACAGTTCGCCATCTGAAACGGGAACTCCGTAATTTACACGAAGAACACGACAAACAGCAGCAACAATCCAAGATGCAGTATTTTGGAGATTTGCTTTCAAGCATCGTCATGCCCGATTTGGAAACATCTGAAACAGAGTCCAGTTTGGAAATCAATTTCTTGATAGGCAAGATAAAGCATACGGTGAAACGGGTAAGAAGACAAAATGATCCTGATTACACCGAAACAGAATAA
- a CDS encoding nitroreductase family protein: MIECMKKRRTIRQYTEQDVPEELLCELLEVASRASNTGNMQLYSVVVTRDPERKAQLAPAHFNQPMVTSAPVVLTFCADANRFVKWAEQRKAKAGFDNLQMFMAATIDAMLFAEAFAEAAEEKGLGLCYLGTTAYNADQIIKILSLPKLVVPIITITLGYPAEPLPEQSERLPLAAIMHQETYTDYTPASIDQFYQEKEELAVNQEFVRINQKETLAQVFTDLRYTKANNEHFSEVLLQVLKDQGFLK, encoded by the coding sequence ATGATTGAATGTATGAAGAAAAGACGGACTATCCGTCAATACACAGAACAGGATGTTCCTGAAGAATTATTATGTGAATTACTGGAAGTCGCTTCCCGGGCTTCCAATACGGGAAATATGCAGCTTTACAGTGTGGTTGTTACCCGCGACCCGGAGCGGAAAGCACAACTGGCTCCGGCTCATTTCAACCAGCCGATGGTGACAAGTGCACCCGTAGTCTTGACATTTTGTGCAGACGCCAACCGGTTTGTCAAATGGGCAGAACAACGGAAGGCAAAGGCGGGCTTTGACAACCTGCAAATGTTCATGGCTGCTACCATCGATGCAATGCTTTTTGCTGAAGCTTTTGCCGAAGCAGCCGAAGAGAAAGGTCTCGGACTTTGCTACTTAGGAACAACGGCCTATAATGCCGACCAGATCATAAAGATTCTTTCATTACCGAAATTAGTGGTTCCGATTATTACGATCACCTTAGGATATCCGGCAGAGCCACTGCCTGAACAATCAGAACGCTTGCCTTTGGCAGCCATCATGCATCAGGAAACATATACCGACTACACACCGGCATCCATCGATCAGTTCTATCAGGAAAAGGAAGAGCTGGCTGTCAACCAAGAATTTGTACGCATCAACCAGAAAGAGACATTGGCCCAGGTCTTCACCGACTTGCGTTACACAAAAGCCAACAACGAACATTTCTCTGAAGTTCTTCTTCAGGTGCTGAAAGATCAGGGATTCTTGAAATAG
- a CDS encoding RagB/SusD family nutrient uptake outer membrane protein, whose translation MKMTNKYLMFASAALLLASCDLDKFPEGQYVSGEQKEDIIAERPNLITAEVNAMAAKLNVFGTISDDATTYHNDYGVAAVSQFLEQGGQDMPCSTSGYNWFGTAQNYSDRLYTSVGDELIWKTFYNHLKAANNVLTLTDGSEDESMKRYRGQALAARAYDYLNLAQIYQFTYAGHENELCVPIVTETMTEEEMQTNPRATVQQVYDQIMSDLNQAIELLAGFDNGSNKDQIDEAVAYGLRARANLLMQKWAEAASDAEKAIAGGTPQSLAEVSKPTFNSATANSWLWGVLITPDNDVVTTGIINWPSHLCSLTGNGYTTLTGTFRYVSSALYDQIPDTDIRKQWFISPEGTSTLVDNETVDGTPVIDYFGLAPYTNVKFGAYQDVMGNTTNSQDWPLMRVEEMYLIKAEGEAMSGNLTTAKQTLEDFVKTYRNPSYTCTATSAQAMQDEIWLQRRMELWGEGFSLFDILRLKKPIIRKNTNYEAIVQYNLEPESQIMIYRIPQCEMETNKGIAESDNNPAAPQPTV comes from the coding sequence ATGAAAATGACAAATAAATATTTAATGTTCGCAAGTGCCGCTTTATTGCTGGCTTCTTGTGATTTGGACAAGTTTCCGGAAGGCCAGTATGTGAGTGGTGAACAGAAGGAAGATATCATCGCTGAACGCCCGAACTTGATTACAGCCGAAGTAAATGCAATGGCTGCCAAACTGAATGTGTTTGGAACTATTTCGGACGATGCAACGACTTATCATAACGATTATGGTGTAGCGGCTGTCAGCCAGTTCCTGGAACAAGGTGGTCAGGATATGCCTTGTTCTACATCTGGTTATAACTGGTTTGGAACAGCTCAGAATTATTCAGACCGTCTTTATACCAGCGTAGGTGATGAACTGATCTGGAAGACCTTCTACAATCACTTGAAGGCTGCCAACAATGTATTGACGCTGACAGACGGAAGTGAAGATGAATCGATGAAGCGTTACCGGGGTCAGGCTTTGGCTGCCCGTGCCTACGATTATCTGAATCTGGCTCAGATCTATCAGTTCACTTATGCCGGACATGAGAATGAGCTTTGCGTTCCGATCGTTACTGAGACAATGACGGAAGAAGAAATGCAGACCAACCCGCGTGCTACGGTTCAGCAGGTATATGACCAGATCATGAGCGATTTGAATCAGGCAATCGAACTGTTGGCCGGTTTTGATAATGGTTCAAACAAGGATCAGATTGATGAGGCTGTTGCTTATGGTTTGCGTGCCCGTGCTAATCTGCTGATGCAGAAATGGGCTGAAGCTGCCAGTGATGCAGAAAAGGCCATTGCCGGTGGTACTCCGCAGTCATTGGCTGAAGTTTCTAAACCGACATTCAACTCTGCTACTGCCAACTCTTGGTTATGGGGTGTTCTGATTACTCCGGATAACGATGTAGTAACAACAGGTATTATCAACTGGCCGTCTCACTTGTGTTCATTGACAGGTAACGGTTATACTACGCTGACCGGAACATTCCGTTATGTAAGTTCTGCTTTGTATGATCAGATCCCTGATACTGATATCCGTAAACAGTGGTTCATTTCTCCGGAAGGAACATCTACTTTGGTTGATAATGAAACGGTAGACGGTACTCCGGTGATCGATTACTTTGGTTTGGCTCCTTATACGAATGTGAAGTTCGGTGCTTATCAGGATGTAATGGGTAATACAACCAACTCACAGGACTGGCCTTTGATGCGTGTAGAAGAAATGTATCTGATCAAGGCTGAAGGTGAAGCGATGTCGGGTAACCTGACTACAGCTAAACAGACACTGGAAGACTTCGTGAAGACTTATCGTAACCCGTCATACACTTGCACAGCTACATCTGCTCAGGCAATGCAGGACGAAATCTGGTTGCAGCGTCGTATGGAATTGTGGGGTGAAGGTTTCTCCTTGTTCGATATCCTGCGTCTGAAGAAACCGATTATCCGTAAGAATACCAACTACGAAGCAATCGTTCAGTACAATCTGGAACCGGAATCTCAGATCATGATCTATCGTATTCCGCAGTGCGAAATGGAAACAAACAAAGGTATTGCTGAAAGCGATAACAACCCGGCTGCTCCGCAACCGACTGTATAA
- a CDS encoding SusC/RagA family TonB-linked outer membrane protein — protein MMKRFTLTVASLLMGMTAVMAQNTKVTGQVLDENGDPVIGASVVVKGTTIGTVTDFDGNFTLDVPSNGKLLEISYVGMKKVEVGVSSKVNAVLESDSQALDEVMVVAYGTAKKSAFTGSAATIKDEKITSRQTSNVTNALAGQVAGVQTTSSTGQPGKDATVRIRGIGSISASNTPLYVVDGVPYDGEISAISTSDIESMTVLKDAASNALYGARGANGVILITTKRGKTGDARVTFDAKWGVNKRGIPSYETVTDPGKFYEMAYSAIYNGDLKGYAAAGDLASANAYANQAMLSSSYLGYQVFTIPNGEQLIGMDGKLNPNATLGYSDGTYYYTPDSWSDALFENNTRQEYNLSVSGANDKMNYYMSAGYLDDQGIVPNSGFQRYSARLKADYQVKPWLKMGGNVSFTHYDSREQDTEGGTSNANAFYAANIMGAIYPMYIRDASGNIMTDNRGFLRYDYGSDTNFKRNNVIPNANPLASYMLDKMRYAGDVISGKWFADIDIWGGIKAKINIGVDANNVRYTNMVNPFYGQYSETSGVGGMIYVASQRTFSTNQQYLLTYNKTFNEVHNLDVLAGHENYNYKYQELYGSREKIYNPDVSELYNGILNQNNYSYTNNYATEGWLFRVQYDYDGKYFGSASYRRDASSAFHPDNRWGNFWSIGAGWLMNKEAFLENQKWIDMLKFKISYGLQGNDNLMYEGGLYRNYYPYMDQYTLANNNGDFATSLYYKGNPDITWETSHSFNTGFDFTFWGGKLSGSAEYFSRKTTDMLYFKPVSPSMGYSRYPENVGSMVNRGVELDLNSNIINTKDFTWDINFNLTHFKNKVLELAPELNGQLIDGSRIYREGESMYQLYLPKYAGVNPETGESQWALTEPNAEGKTVTTSYSEASSNRFASGDILPKVYGGFGTSFTFHGFDFSIAFAYQLGGRILDYTYQALMSTDAMGAAWHVDMLNAWTPENKNTDVPRLNVQDQYTGTVTQDRWLTSSDYLSLQNITFGYTLPKTWTRKLQIDGIRLYFVADNVALLTARKGLDPRQGYVTADNVYSPIRTISGGISLNF, from the coding sequence ATGATGAAAAGGTTTACTCTGACTGTAGCCAGCCTGTTGATGGGTATGACTGCGGTAATGGCTCAAAACACCAAGGTGACCGGTCAAGTTCTTGATGAAAACGGTGATCCGGTAATTGGTGCATCAGTAGTCGTAAAAGGAACAACAATCGGTACAGTAACTGATTTTGATGGTAACTTCACATTAGATGTTCCTTCCAATGGCAAGCTTCTGGAGATTTCATACGTAGGTATGAAGAAGGTAGAAGTGGGTGTTTCTTCAAAGGTAAATGCTGTTCTGGAATCTGACTCACAAGCGTTGGATGAAGTAATGGTCGTAGCTTATGGTACTGCCAAGAAATCAGCTTTTACAGGTTCTGCTGCGACGATTAAGGATGAAAAGATTACTTCTCGTCAGACATCTAACGTAACAAATGCTTTGGCAGGTCAGGTAGCCGGTGTACAGACAACCAGTAGTACTGGTCAGCCGGGTAAAGACGCTACGGTTCGTATCCGTGGTATCGGTTCTATTTCTGCCAGCAACACTCCGTTGTATGTAGTCGATGGTGTTCCTTATGATGGTGAGATCTCAGCTATCAGTACTTCTGATATTGAGTCAATGACTGTCTTGAAGGATGCTGCTTCAAATGCCTTGTATGGTGCACGTGGTGCCAATGGTGTTATCTTGATTACGACCAAACGTGGTAAGACGGGTGATGCCCGCGTTACTTTCGATGCTAAGTGGGGAGTAAACAAACGTGGTATTCCATCATACGAAACAGTTACAGATCCGGGTAAGTTCTATGAAATGGCTTATTCAGCCATCTATAATGGCGACTTGAAGGGCTATGCAGCTGCTGGTGATCTGGCAAGTGCCAATGCATATGCCAACCAGGCCATGTTGTCTTCTTCTTATTTAGGATATCAGGTATTTACCATTCCGAATGGTGAACAGCTGATCGGTATGGACGGTAAACTGAATCCGAATGCAACATTGGGTTATTCTGACGGTACATATTATTATACACCGGATAGCTGGAGTGACGCATTGTTCGAAAACAACACCCGTCAGGAATATAACCTGAGTGTGAGCGGTGCCAACGACAAGATGAACTATTATATGTCTGCCGGTTATCTGGATGATCAGGGTATCGTTCCGAACTCAGGTTTCCAGCGTTATTCTGCCCGTTTGAAAGCAGATTATCAGGTGAAGCCTTGGTTGAAGATGGGTGGTAACGTATCGTTTACGCACTACGACAGCCGTGAGCAGGATACTGAAGGCGGTACTTCGAATGCGAATGCTTTCTACGCAGCCAATATTATGGGTGCCATCTATCCGATGTATATCCGTGATGCTTCCGGAAATATCATGACAGACAACCGTGGTTTCTTACGTTATGATTATGGATCGGATACGAACTTTAAGCGTAACAATGTAATCCCGAATGCTAACCCGTTGGCAAGCTACATGCTGGATAAGATGAGATATGCAGGTGATGTTATCAGCGGTAAGTGGTTTGCAGATATCGATATCTGGGGTGGTATCAAGGCAAAGATCAATATTGGTGTAGATGCCAACAATGTGCGTTATACTAATATGGTCAATCCATTCTATGGACAATATTCTGAAACGAGTGGTGTTGGAGGTATGATTTATGTCGCATCTCAACGTACATTCAGTACGAACCAGCAGTATTTGCTGACTTACAACAAGACATTCAACGAGGTGCACAATTTGGATGTATTGGCCGGTCATGAAAACTACAACTATAAATATCAAGAATTGTATGGTTCACGTGAAAAGATCTATAATCCGGATGTTTCCGAATTGTACAACGGTATTTTGAACCAGAATAATTATTCTTATACGAACAACTATGCAACCGAAGGCTGGTTGTTCCGTGTGCAGTACGATTATGATGGCAAGTACTTCGGTTCTGCTTCTTATCGTCGTGATGCTTCTTCTGCCTTCCACCCGGATAACCGTTGGGGTAACTTCTGGTCAATCGGTGCTGGTTGGTTGATGAACAAGGAAGCCTTCTTGGAAAACCAGAAATGGATTGACATGTTGAAGTTCAAGATCAGCTACGGTTTGCAGGGTAATGATAACTTGATGTACGAAGGTGGTCTGTACCGTAACTATTATCCGTATATGGACCAGTATACATTGGCAAACAATAACGGTGACTTTGCTACTTCTTTGTATTATAAAGGTAATCCGGATATTACGTGGGAAACTTCACACAGCTTCAATACTGGTTTTGACTTCACATTCTGGGGTGGTAAGTTGAGCGGTAGCGCTGAGTATTTCTCTCGTAAGACAACCGACATGCTTTACTTCAAACCGGTATCTCCGTCAATGGGTTACTCTCGTTACCCAGAAAACGTAGGATCAATGGTGAACCGTGGTGTTGAATTGGATTTGAATTCAAACATCATCAATACAAAAGACTTTACATGGGATATCAACTTCAACCTGACTCATTTCAAGAACAAAGTATTGGAACTGGCTCCTGAATTGAACGGTCAGTTGATAGATGGTAGCCGTATCTATCGCGAAGGTGAATCTATGTATCAGTTGTATTTGCCAAAATATGCAGGCGTAAATCCGGAAACCGGTGAAAGCCAGTGGGCTCTGACAGAACCAAATGCAGAAGGTAAGACTGTTACGACTTCTTATTCTGAAGCATCTTCTAACCGTTTTGCTTCAGGCGATATCCTGCCGAAGGTATATGGTGGTTTCGGAACCAGCTTTACATTCCATGGTTTTGATTTCTCAATTGCCTTTGCTTATCAGTTAGGCGGTCGTATCCTGGATTACACGTACCAGGCTTTGATGAGTACAGATGCTATGGGGGCAGCTTGGCACGTAGATATGCTGAATGCCTGGACTCCGGAAAATAAGAATACCGATGTTCCCCGTTTGAATGTGCAAGACCAATATACAGGAACTGTGACGCAAGACCGCTGGTTGACAAGTTCTGATTACCTGAGCTTACAGAACATTACTTTCGGTTATACATTGCCGAAGACATGGACTCGTAAATTGCAGATCGACGGTATCCGTCTGTATTTCGTAGCTGATAACGTAGCGTTGCTGACGGCTCGTAAAGGTTTGGATCCACGTCAGGGGTATGTGACTGCTGATAACGTTTATTCACCGATCCGTACGATTTCTGGCGGTATCTCATTGAATTTCTAA